From bacterium:
CCGAAATCGTTGGCCCCGTAATACAGGGCCAATTGCGCCACCTCCGGCCCCTGGGTGACCCAGGAGACCTGCAGGTTGGGCACGTTGTCCAGCAGGATACGGCTGACGGCCAGTATCCGCAGGTAGAGCGCCGGGCCGCTCTTGGCGATATCCATTGTCGTGTTGCCGGGCTGGAAGCTCCAGGGGATGAACGCCGTGAATCCGCCCGTGCGCGCCTGCAGACGCTGAATATGCCGCAGGTGGACCAGGCGGTCGCGGAAAGTCTCCCCCAGGCCGTAGACCATGGTGGCCGTGGTCCTGAGGCCCATCCTGTGTGCGGCCTCGTGCACCTCGAGCCAGCGCCGCACCCCGATCTTGCGCGGGCTGACCCGCCGCCGCACCCGGCTCGAGAGCACCTCGGCCCCGCCGCCGGGGATAGAGCCGAGCCCGGAGGCGACCAGGCGCTCCAGGACCGCGGGCAGGGGCAAGCCGCTCTGACCGCAGAGGAAATCTATCTCCGGGGCCGAGTAGCCGTGCACGTGGATCGGGTGCTCGCTCCGGATGAAACGCAGCAGGTCCAGGTGCCAGCCGAGGCCCAGAGCCGGGTTCATCCCGCCCTGCAGCAGGATCTGCACCGCCCCGGCCGCGCGCGCCTGTTCGATCCGCGCCCCGATCTCAGCGAAACTCAGGACATAGGCCTCCGGGTCCTTATCCCGCCGGCAGAAAGCGCAGAACCGGCAGCGGCTGACACAGACATTCGTGTAGTTGATGTTCCGGTCCGAGGTGAAAGTCACCCGGCCCTCCGGGTGCAGCCGCAGCCGCACCGAGTCGGCCCGCGCGCCCAGCTCGTTGAGCGGCGCGTGCTCGAACTGTTCCGCCACGCGCCAGAGGCTCAGCCTCTCTGCCCGCTCGCTTTTCATTCCGCTCTATCCCCGGCCCCTTCGCTCCGGCGGCCTGAATACCCAGTCAATGCCGTAAACGACAGAAGCCGGTAATCACAGGCGATTGACCGGCTCTCTGCCGCGTTCTGCTTTCTCTTATCCAAAGCCGGCCGCGGGCTTACCGCAACCCCGGCTTAAATTCTCTTAACCGAAGAACACCACTGTCACCAGGATGAACAGCGGGACAAGTATCCCGACCGAATAGAGCATGTAGCCGAAGAAACTGGGCATCCGGATACCGCTCTCCTCGGCGATCGACTTGACCATGAAATTCGGCGCGTTGCCGATGTAGGTGTTGGCGCCCATGAACACCGAGCCGCAGCTTATCGCCTCGAGGAAAACTGTGTGTGTATTCATCAGGTCGTGTACGGCGGTGGC
This genomic window contains:
- the mqnC gene encoding dehypoxanthine futalosine cyclase, with the protein product MKSERAERLSLWRVAEQFEHAPLNELGARADSVRLRLHPEGRVTFTSDRNINYTNVCVSRCRFCAFCRRDKDPEAYVLSFAEIGARIEQARAAGAVQILLQGGMNPALGLGWHLDLLRFIRSEHPIHVHGYSAPEIDFLCGQSGLPLPAVLERLVASGLGSIPGGGAEVLSSRVRRRVSPRKIGVRRWLEVHEAAHRMGLRTTATMVYGLGETFRDRLVHLRHIQRLQARTGGFTAFIPWSFQPGNTTMDIAKSGPALYLRILAVSRILLDNVPNLQVSWVTQGPEVAQLALYYGANDFGSTMMEENVVRAAGCSFKVMDESAIAALVRGAGFIPALRHQDYSLIRTL